A DNA window from Streptomyces canus contains the following coding sequences:
- a CDS encoding C40 family peptidase: MASHRRPKQPSRTRVTVLTTAAAAAVALSANAANAAPSEKPSKDEVKAKVDALYEQAEQATEKLNGAKEKQEKLQKEISTIQDNVARGQDDLNELRDSIGLAAAAQYRSGTIDSSLQLFLSSNPEDYLDKASTADQLSSQQVEALKKIQEKQRELAQDRAEASEKLKDLSSTRTELAKQKKAVQGKLAEAQKLLNTLTAAEKAALAAADARASRSASERVDLGDATAASSRALAAFHAAQTQLGKPYVYGATGTASYDCSGLTSWAYAQAGITIPRTSQAQANAGTRIYSMSDLKVGDLVIFYGDLHHVALYAGNGQVIHAPRTGTVVRYESINNMPFQFGVRIN; encoded by the coding sequence GTGGCGTCCCACCGTCGACCCAAGCAGCCGAGCCGTACGCGCGTGACCGTGCTCACGACCGCAGCCGCTGCCGCCGTGGCCCTCAGTGCCAATGCCGCCAACGCCGCGCCCAGCGAGAAGCCGAGCAAGGACGAGGTCAAGGCGAAGGTCGACGCCCTCTACGAGCAGGCAGAGCAGGCCACCGAGAAGCTCAACGGCGCCAAGGAGAAGCAGGAGAAGCTCCAGAAGGAGATCTCCACCATCCAGGACAACGTGGCCCGCGGCCAGGACGACCTGAACGAACTGCGGGACTCCATAGGCCTCGCCGCCGCCGCGCAGTACCGCAGCGGCACCATCGACTCCTCGCTCCAGCTCTTCCTGTCCTCCAACCCGGAGGACTACCTGGACAAGGCGTCCACCGCGGACCAGCTCAGCTCCCAGCAGGTCGAGGCGCTGAAGAAGATCCAGGAGAAGCAGCGCGAGCTGGCCCAGGACCGCGCCGAGGCCTCCGAGAAGCTCAAGGACCTCTCGAGCACCCGCACCGAACTGGCCAAGCAGAAAAAGGCCGTTCAGGGCAAGCTCGCCGAGGCGCAGAAGCTCCTCAACACGCTGACGGCCGCCGAGAAGGCAGCCCTCGCCGCCGCCGACGCCCGCGCCAGCCGCTCCGCCAGCGAGCGCGTGGACCTCGGTGACGCCACCGCCGCCTCCTCCCGGGCCCTGGCCGCCTTCCATGCCGCCCAGACCCAGCTCGGCAAGCCGTACGTCTACGGCGCCACCGGCACCGCCTCCTACGACTGCTCGGGCCTGACCTCCTGGGCCTACGCCCAGGCCGGCATCACCATCCCGCGCACCTCCCAGGCCCAGGCCAACGCCGGCACGCGCATTTACAGCATGAGCGACCTCAAGGTCGGCGACCTGGTCATCTTCTACGGCGACCTGCACCACGTCGCCCTGTACGCGGGCAACGGCCAGGTCATCCACGCCCCGCGCACCGGCACGGTCGTGCGCTACGAGTCGATCAACAACATGCCGTTCCAGTTCGGCGTGCGCATCAACTGA
- a CDS encoding NYN domain-containing protein, producing the protein MVETQGGEPGDGAAEVLDRPLPDGVRRRVVHIVSEGFGGLTVGELPAQLRQYARFAPNRRAKFAGNAMAAALETDPLFRQRIGEKFREVQPELAGALDSGAPPPAADPLDVAAAAYVLRPTGWVKLVTAAGEEALRADAERADEESRAELERLREEVAAARDQTRAETERLRTELESAKKEAESLHRKLRAALSDVKRGEAALRKLQGEMETVRTEAQTQVSAAESESRRLKARLGESEAALEATRRAAREGRSVEDMRVRLLLDTVLDAAQGLRRELALPPVSVRPAETVDAVEPGRMTPKDIAARALSENDPAILDQLLALPQAHLVVDGYNVTKTGYPQMPLEKQRLRLLGQLSQLAAQTGAEVTCVFDGAELAAPVLLAPPRGVRVLFSKAGVTADELIRQLVRAEPPGRPVIVASTDREVADGIAKAGARPVASAVLLKRLS; encoded by the coding sequence ATGGTGGAGACACAAGGCGGGGAGCCGGGCGACGGCGCCGCCGAGGTGCTCGACCGTCCGCTGCCCGACGGTGTGCGCCGCAGGGTCGTGCACATCGTCTCGGAGGGCTTCGGCGGGCTGACCGTCGGCGAACTGCCCGCACAGCTCAGGCAGTACGCGCGCTTCGCGCCGAACCGGCGGGCCAAGTTCGCGGGCAACGCCATGGCGGCCGCGCTGGAGACCGATCCGTTGTTCCGTCAGCGGATCGGGGAGAAGTTCAGAGAGGTCCAGCCGGAGCTGGCCGGTGCGCTCGACTCCGGTGCGCCGCCCCCGGCCGCGGATCCGCTCGATGTGGCGGCCGCGGCCTATGTTCTGCGGCCGACCGGCTGGGTCAAGCTGGTCACCGCGGCGGGCGAGGAGGCCCTGCGGGCGGACGCCGAGCGGGCCGACGAGGAGAGCCGCGCCGAGCTGGAGCGGCTGCGCGAGGAGGTCGCCGCCGCCCGCGACCAGACGCGCGCCGAGACCGAGCGGCTGCGCACCGAGCTGGAGTCCGCCAAGAAGGAAGCCGAATCGCTTCACCGAAAGCTGCGCGCGGCACTCAGTGACGTCAAGCGTGGTGAGGCGGCCCTGCGCAAGCTTCAGGGCGAGATGGAGACCGTACGCACCGAGGCGCAGACCCAGGTGTCCGCCGCCGAGAGCGAGTCCCGGCGCCTGAAGGCTCGCCTCGGGGAGTCGGAGGCCGCTCTGGAGGCCACGCGCAGAGCGGCGCGAGAGGGGCGCAGTGTCGAGGACATGCGCGTGCGTCTGCTTCTGGACACCGTTCTGGACGCGGCCCAGGGGCTGCGGCGGGAGCTGGCGTTGCCGCCGGTCTCCGTGCGGCCCGCCGAGACGGTGGACGCGGTCGAACCGGGCCGCATGACCCCGAAGGACATCGCCGCGCGGGCGCTGTCCGAGAACGACCCCGCGATCCTGGACCAGCTTCTGGCCCTGCCCCAGGCGCACTTGGTGGTCGACGGCTACAACGTCACCAAGACCGGCTATCCCCAGATGCCGCTGGAGAAGCAGCGCCTGAGGCTCCTGGGGCAGCTCTCCCAGCTCGCCGCGCAGACCGGGGCGGAGGTGACCTGTGTCTTCGACGGGGCCGAGCTGGCCGCGCCCGTGCTGCTCGCGCCGCCGCGCGGGGTGCGGGTGCTGTTCTCCAAGGCGGGCGTCACCGCCGACGAGTTGATCCGCCAGCTGGTGCGCGCCGAGCCGCCCGGACGGCCGGTGATCGTCGCCTCGACCGACCGCGAGGTCGCCGACGGCATCGCCAAGGCGGGGGCGCGCCCGGTCGCTTCCGCGGTGCTCCTGAAGCGGCTGTCCTAA